The following proteins are co-located in the Silene latifolia isolate original U9 population chromosome 1, ASM4854445v1, whole genome shotgun sequence genome:
- the LOC141651502 gene encoding uncharacterized protein LOC141651502: MGKQVAENNAHVVAGTFLVHNTPSFILFDSRATHSFVSMSHAVAMGLGEYELVKDSVFIPLEESVSCSKVYRDVSMLVGEVDLPVNLLEFPMDGFEVIVGMDWLGKYDAKIDSRQKRVSLKGPKGVKVSYRGFVVIPKLKFIAVMTLKSCLRKKCPLILSQVRDMRMEEPSASDIPVVGEFGDVFPDEIPGLQPKRVIDFNVELKPGT, translated from the coding sequence ATGGGCAAGCAGGTGGCGGAGAACAATGCTCATGTTGTtgccggtacttttcttgttcataatacgcCATCTTTTATCCTGTTTGATTCGAGGGCaacccactcttttgtgtctatgAGTCATGCCGTAGCTATGGGTTTGGGAGAGTATGAGCTTGTAAAAGATAGTGTGTTTATACCTTTAGAGGAGTCGGTGTCATGTTCTAAGGTTTATAGAGATGTATCCATGTTGGTGGGGGAGGTAGACTTACCGGttaacttgttagagtttcctatggatgggttcgaggtcATCGttgggatggactggttaggcaagtatgatgctaagatagataGCAGACAAAAGAGGGTATCTTTAAAGGGGCCTAAGGGTGTGAAGGTATCATATAGGGGGTTCGTGGTGATACCTAAGCTTAAGTTTATAGCGGTAATGActctaaagtcatgtttgaggaagaagtgtcctttgATCCTTTCTCAAGTGAGGGATATGCGTATGGAGGAGCCGTCGGCATCTGACATACCTGTGGTTGGGGAGTTTGgtgatgtttttccagatgagataccggggttacaACCTAAGAGAGTTATCGACTTTAATGTTGAGCTCAAACCGGGGACGtga
- the LOC141651494 gene encoding protein FAR1-RELATED SEQUENCE 5-like: MVTPATMVHMKPSRNLNLFHKKMIMDNSRVNHGPVDSFSMFKEYVKGYRNVGASLEDFKNFSRDVKKYIKEYDTEMLLETFMQKKAMSPSFYFDFEVDDEKRLSKVFWADPISIKNYALFGEAVSFDATYNFNEYKMVFCPFTGVDNHKRCVTFAGGLLRKEDGESFTWLFENFVKAMGNCYPTTIITDQCKGINQAVKDMFGDKTQHRLCMWRIMKKLSDKVGPPICQNTNFLKEINSIFWDGDIDTQEFELRWKSILSSYELSDHEWLKSMFVIRSSWIPAYFRDKYLGGIMRTTSRSESKNSFFGNFTNPHLTLVEFWMGFQSAMDAQRWKYAKVTADDKNTSPKLSTSLLLEKKTSEFYTTTVFYQFQEELQAACYTCGLSPRTTEDNNEHISIMDREKDKVYKVDLSGNKFSCSCKMFERIALLCKHVMWVLKDRGFDDIPREYLLDRWSKYATYRPIFNVVGTTLLADCMSIENHQGKISELWSEVFTSVSLVEDHEELSDELHELLRGFNEKLMISVKRGKSKHKKAEIEMLIGSKIPSEASVLPPEKC, from the coding sequence atgGTTACACCAGCTACAATGGTTCATATGAAACCATCTAGGAATTTGAACCTCTTTCACAAGAAAATGATCATGGATAATTCAAGGGTAAATCATGGTCCGGTGGATTCCTTTAGCATGTTTAAAGAATATGTAAAAGGGTACAGAAATGTTGGGGCTTCTTTAGaagatttcaaaaacttttcaagggatgttaagaaatatatcaaggaatatGATACTGAGATGTTATTGGAGACTTTCATGCAAAAGAAGGCTATGTCTCCATCATTTTATTTCGACTTTGAGgtggatgatgaaaaaagactaAGTAAGGTTTTTTGGGCAGATCCAATCTCAATTAAAAACTATGCCCTTTTTGGTGAAGCCGTCTCTTTTGATGCTACTTATAACTTCAATGAATATAAAATGGTGTTTTGTCCGTTCACTGGTGTGGACAACCATAAAAGATGCGTCACTTTTGCGGGTGGTTTGTTAAGAAAGGAAGATGGAGAATCATTTACCTGGTTGTTTGAGAATTTTGTGAAGGCTATGGGTAATTGCTATCCTACTACAATTATAACTGACCAATGCAAAGGCATCAATCAAGCTGTAAAAGATATGTTTGGTGACAAGACACAACACCGATTATGCATGTGGCGTATAATGAAAAAGTTGTCAGACAAAGTCGGGCCACCAATTTGCCAAAACACaaactttttgaaggaaataaatTCTATTTTTTGGGATGGAGATATTGATACACAAGAATTCGAATTGAGATGGAAATCGATCCTTTCTTCGTATGAGCTTTCTGATCATGAGTGGCTAAAGTCAATGTTTGTCATTCGTTCAAGTTGGATTCCTGCCTACTTTAGAGACAAATATCTTGGTGGGATTATGCGCACAACATCAAGGTCAGAATCTAAAAATAGTTTCTTTGGAAATTTCACAAACCCGCACCTCACtcttgttgagttttggatggGTTTCCAATCGGCTATGGATGCGCAGCGTTGGAAATATGCTAAGGTGACTGCTGATGATAAGAACACTTCTCCAAAATTATCAACATCTCTCCTTCTAGAAAAGAAAACTTCTGAATTTTACACCACCACTGTTTTTTATCAATTTCAAGAAGAACTCCAAGCTGCGTGTTATACTTGTGGTCTTTCACCGAGGACAACTGAAGACAACAATGAGCATATTTCAATAATGGACCGCGAGAAAGACAAGGTATACAAAGTTGATTTAAGTGGTAATAAATTTTCTTGTTCGTGTAAGATGTTTGAAAGAATTGCGTTACTTTGTAAGCATGTTATGTGGGTGTTAAAAGATAGAGGGTTTGATGATATACCTAGGGAGTATCTATTAGACAGATGGAGCAAATATGCAACCTATCGTCCTATTTTTAATGTTGTTGGGACAACCCTCCTAGCTGATTGTATGTCAATAGAAAACCACCAAGGCAAGATAAGTGAATTGTGGTCGGAAGTATTTACTTCAGTTTCGCTTGTTGAAGATCATGAGGAACTTAGTGATGAGCTGCATGAACTTCTTCGCGGTTTCAACGAGAAATTGATGATTTCAGTTAAGCGTGGGAAGTCAAAACACAAGAAAGCTGAAATTGAGATGCTTATTGGCTCGAAAATACCGTCTGAAGCTAGTGTTCTACCACCAGAAAAGTGTTAG